From a region of the Dehalococcoidia bacterium genome:
- a CDS encoding nuclear transport factor 2 family protein: protein MSKLEEIKKLKAVYFRLLGQKHWEEWADIFAGDATVHLGRRRRHSSESTGKGNLPPVSQIGIIVKDVEKMVQFYFSAYCSELQ from the coding sequence ATGTCGAAACTGGAGGAGATCAAGAAACTGAAGGCTGTGTATTTCCGCTTGCTCGGTCAGAAGCACTGGGAGGAATGGGCGGATATATTCGCGGGGGATGCCACAGTCCACCTGGGAAGACGGAGAAGGCACAGCAGTGAAAGCACCGGCAAAGGGAATCTTCCGCCGGTGAGTCAGATCGGCATTATTGTTAAAGACGTCGAAAAGATGGTGCAGTTCTATTTTTCGGCCTATTGCTCTGAACTCCAATAA
- a CDS encoding SDR family oxidoreductase, producing the protein MTKQSVSGVFDLSGKSAIVTGGARGIGQAIAFRLADAGAGVIVSDIDADGAKQTAEAIKSRGGKADCIRADACRMEDAGKTVKAALDAFGRLDILVNNAGIVESHSPFLQTTEERWDKILDTNLKGTFFYSQAAGRQMIKAGRGGRIINMASVEGFQPRPNNAVYDISKAGVVMLTKSLALALASEKILVNAIAPGGISTPGVDKVLAGFAAGAGADIETVKKAGAAKMILGRWGESDDVAGAALFLASGAASYMTGSVVVVDGGFLLT; encoded by the coding sequence ATGACGAAGCAGAGCGTGTCAGGAGTATTTGACCTAAGTGGCAAGAGTGCCATCGTTACAGGAGGTGCCAGAGGGATCGGGCAGGCGATTGCATTTCGCCTGGCGGATGCCGGAGCTGGAGTAATTGTCAGTGACATCGATGCCGATGGCGCCAAACAGACAGCGGAAGCCATCAAGTCCAGAGGCGGCAAAGCAGATTGCATCCGCGCGGATGCATGCAGAATGGAAGATGCGGGAAAAACAGTCAAGGCAGCTCTGGACGCCTTTGGGCGCCTCGATATTCTGGTCAACAATGCCGGAATTGTCGAGTCGCATTCGCCGTTCCTCCAGACAACGGAAGAGCGGTGGGACAAGATATTGGATACCAATCTCAAAGGCACGTTCTTCTATTCTCAAGCTGCCGGTAGGCAAATGATAAAAGCCGGAAGGGGGGGCAGGATCATCAATATGGCATCTGTCGAGGGATTCCAGCCCCGGCCCAATAATGCAGTCTACGATATCTCCAAGGCCGGGGTGGTCATGCTCACTAAGTCCTTGGCACTTGCGCTCGCTTCGGAGAAGATTCTGGTCAATGCCATTGCGCCGGGCGGAATCAGTACCCCCGGAGTCGATAAAGTTTTGGCCGGTTTTGCAGCGGGAGCTGGCGCGGATATCGAGACGGTCAAAAAGGCTGGTGCAGCAAAGATGATTTTGGGTCGCTGGGGAGAGTCTGATGACGTCGCTGGCGCAGCGCTGTTTCTGGCTAGCGGCGCTGCAAGTTATATGACTGGCAGTGTAGTTGTGGTGGATGGTGGATTTCTGCTGACCTAA
- a CDS encoding 2-hydroxyacyl-CoA dehydratase family protein, giving the protein MSVKEMQKGLAYASQITSDRELRARELKASGTQIIGYFCCSVPLEFFTAVGIVPYRILGNIHEPISRADAYLETSMCAFVRSCLDLSLKGKYDLLDGMVGIHACDSIQRVYDVWNYCHRSDNYKYTHFIDMPHVVRPASIIFFKKQLGFFKKSLEVYTGKAISDADLVKAIQLHNENRKLLRRLYDLRKNDPPLLSGSEAVEVTLAGMSLPVQEYNKLLEEVIAEVVGRKPQWPTGGSRILVYGTLMDDTTLTELVESAGGHVVIDDSCTGSRTFWHDVQITADPLDGLAKHYLDDIPCPRTYRDFEGSHRDDIEARFRYLGELAKDFGVDGAILSIVRFCDLKECDAPDIRDYLQGKLGLPVLHLGDAYDSTASGQLKTRVQAFLEMTEMSRGSN; this is encoded by the coding sequence TTGTCTGTAAAAGAGATGCAAAAAGGATTGGCATACGCTAGCCAAATCACTAGCGACCGAGAATTGAGAGCACGAGAGCTAAAGGCAAGCGGTACGCAGATAATTGGTTATTTCTGCTGTTCTGTACCCTTGGAGTTTTTCACCGCTGTTGGGATCGTTCCTTACCGGATTTTGGGGAATATACACGAACCGATAAGCCGGGCTGACGCATATCTTGAGACCAGCATGTGTGCTTTTGTCCGAAGCTGTCTGGACCTGAGTTTGAAAGGCAAATATGATTTGCTGGATGGGATGGTCGGCATCCATGCATGCGACAGTATACAGCGGGTGTACGACGTCTGGAACTATTGCCACCGATCCGATAATTACAAATACACGCACTTTATCGACATGCCGCATGTGGTAAGGCCAGCATCAATTATCTTTTTCAAAAAGCAACTGGGATTCTTTAAGAAGAGTCTAGAGGTCTACACCGGCAAGGCCATAAGTGATGCGGATCTTGTCAAGGCCATACAGCTTCACAACGAGAATCGCAAGCTTCTTCGTAGACTGTATGATCTGAGGAAAAATGACCCGCCTCTTCTTTCAGGTTCCGAAGCGGTGGAGGTTACATTGGCTGGCATGTCCCTGCCGGTGCAGGAGTACAACAAACTGCTGGAGGAAGTGATAGCTGAAGTCGTCGGTCGGAAGCCGCAATGGCCAACGGGGGGTTCCCGAATTTTGGTCTATGGCACTCTGATGGATGATACTACCCTTACGGAACTGGTGGAAAGCGCTGGCGGCCATGTGGTGATTGACGACAGTTGCACGGGCAGCAGAACTTTCTGGCACGATGTCCAGATCACCGCCGATCCGTTGGATGGTCTGGCCAAACACTATCTCGATGATATACCATGCCCGCGTACCTATCGGGATTTCGAGGGATCTCACCGGGATGATATAGAAGCGCGGTTTCGTTACTTGGGAGAACTTGCGAAGGACTTTGGGGTGGATGGGGCTATCCTTTCAATCGTCCGCTTTTGCGATCTTAAGGAGTGTGATGCCCCGGATATAAGAGATTATTTGCAGGGAAAACTCGGATTGCCTGTGTTGCATCTGGGAGACGCCTACGATTCGACCGCCAGCGGACAGCTAAAGACCAGAGTGCAGGCGTTCTTGGAGATGACCGAGATGAGCAGGGGGAGTAATTAG